From the Trifolium pratense cultivar HEN17-A07 linkage group LG4, ARS_RC_1.1, whole genome shotgun sequence genome, the window AATAATCTTTAAAACACAAACtagtttgattttcttttgtttgtttttaatctGAGTCGAACTAgatgagttaatttttttattcgaATTAGTCTGCTTTATCAGTTTAATCTCTTCTTACTTTTTTCTAATCCGCTTTtgtcatttattaatttttaattttttatcaaggCGACTTATATTTTAGAATGTAGAGTACTAATCTTAAAACACAAACtagtttgattttcttttgtttgtttttaatctGAGTCGAACTAGATCAGTTAATTTTTTATTCGATTTGGTTTTGTCAGTTTAACCTTTTCTTACTTTTTTCTAATCTACTTTCGGcgtttattcattttttattttttttaaaaaaaatattaagctaTTAAATTTGGTCTAATGACGAAGAATTCAAATAGTATACATAAAGTCATACGTTTCATCCTTAATAGAAacattgtaaaaataaaattaaaattaaaattaataaaataaaaaaaaatattcggACGAAAAAGTCCTTGCGAAGAAGCGGGCAACTTCATTCTCCTTGATCACATTTCACATTGATCTctgtttctttctctttctttcacCGAACtgaagaagagagaagaagagagagaCAGAAACAACGTTTTGGATCAAAACGACTTGCGTTTTGGGTTGTTGCATTGTAGAAGAAGATGGATCAAATATTCAACAAAGTTGGAACCTATTGGTTCAACCAGAAAGCCAATAATCAGCTTAATTCCGTCGGTGATGATCTCAATGTATAAATACCCTAATTtcccattttcaatttttcaattatttatttattattccattcaatatatatgatttcataaattgttaattttttagataGGTTATATTTgatcaattttgttttgttgggcATGTATGAATTTTGATTACTATAATGGAAAATTGAATGTATTGGGTAATGTAAaaaagttttcttttgttgtaaggtatatgaaatttttaattGGTGAATACTTGTTTCAGAATGTGTATGTTTGTTGGTAGGCAAAGTTATGTGTTGATATTTGGTTCACCGTGGACCGGTatttaaaattgtttgaaatttcaATGACAACTTACTGAAGTTGTTTTTTGTAAGTAGAAGTTCACGGTTCTCTGATATCATGGTTGTGATGATGGCTTGATTGGTGTTGGttcaacaaaaagaagaaaagtaaaatgaatGTGTCCTTAAAAACTCAATTGATATatttcattttcttgtttttgtcgAACTAATAGTGATTGAGTCATTAATTCAGAATGTTTATGTTTGTTGGTAGGCAAGTTATGTGTTGATAGATGGTTCGTCGTGGACTGGtatttgaaaattgtttgaaatttcaATGACGACAGACATTGTCTTTTGGAAGTAGAAGTTAACTGTTCTCGTTGTTTTCATGGTTGCGACGGTGACTTCATTGGTGTTGGttcaacaaaaagaagaaaaaacgaATACGAGTGCTTCAAAACTCAAATgatatttgtttttcttgtttctgTTGAACCGATACTGTGTTGAACCAATACTGATCAAGTCATTATCTCAGTCTTAAGGATGAAGAGGACTGCAAGTTTCTAATTTTTAGGGGCATTGTCGGTTATCGTGAGAATTTCGAGGGATATTTAAGAATTGTCCCACCATAGAACCTGCCTTGTTGATATTGCGTTTACTAGCTCTTAGTTTTTGATGATTAAGTCATTATTTGGTGAAGGGAACTGTGGTTATGGGCCTAATTTTAGTTATAGATGTGAATGAGATATAGACATATTATATTATCCATGGTTAATTCATAAGATCTTATAATTAATGAGATGACTCTGTTATGGTGAGGGAGCAGTGAAGTTAAATGACAAATAATAGGTTATGTCAATTAAAATAGTTTAGGTTAAGTTCTGATTCTTATGAATAAGCAAGGGAAAGTAGTGAGGTTCTGCAGGTTAGGTGTGTAAGTTACCCTGTGATCAATATTGCTAATTCGATTAAATAAATTTGAAGTGGTGCTACGTTTTGTGATTGTATAATCCAGCATTAGCTTTGTTACAAACCTTATCTTGCTGTTAGAGATAATGATCCCTATCATATGTTCAATTTTGAAAGTAGATGCTTCTCTAAAACTACAAAAAATGCCAAACATgaattttcattgattttttaatttctttattgacACCTTCTTCTTTTGATATGTAGTCAATCTCAGAAAGTATCGAAGGGGGAACCAAATGGTTGgtcaacaaaataaaaggtTTGTATTTCCTATTTCCATATGTTGCTCAAATATTTATCTTCAAAGTCCACCTGGCTATGAAACTTGTGCAATATTTTAACCTTGTAATTACAAATTGAGAAATTGGTAGAAACTGGATCAAAATACTGTCAATTAGTAATGTGTTGTTTTTCTATATATACTGATATCAGTTTGGTATCGGTACCTTTGTTGTCGATTTAGAATGAAAGATGAACAACTGAAACTGAAAATAGTTAACTTAGGGTATTGAGAGATACTGTACTCTCACCTTCCACTCATGTCAACTTTCTCCCTCACCTTTCTATCTTCTCTAGTCTCTTTCATATTTGTACTGATCAAGTTTCCCTCTGTTGATATATGTCCTGAAAATGCATCTATATAAGTGGGAGGCATCTCTTACCTTACGAGCCGTTTATGTTGGGATAAGTTAGATggaattcaaattttaagatggtattagGCCACTTGGGTCATGCTCCAGATGTCCAGTGTGAGGGCTATGTGTTGAGAGTCTGATATTTGATGATATATGGCCTAATAATATAGTAGTATTTGTAAAAACTTCTTTCCGACCTTATTCAAATTTTGAGAACCTCCTATCCCCATTCAGATCCTTTGCTTCGTCTCTTAATATACACCTTAGTAATTGGTGGTTTTGAAACAGTTATGTGCATTAAATTGAATCTTACAATGAATTTCCACAATACAATGAGTGGACTAAACAACAACTTGACAATTTTAGTTCTTTGCACCATGGATGACTGTGTTTTTACCAAGTTATTTTGACAATGATACTTTCTTCTATAAATGTTTATTTGCTATCTTTCCTTCTATAATTTTGTTAACAGAAATTATCTAAAGCCGTTTGACACTAATTTTGTTAACAGAAATTATCTTTCTAATAGTTCTGCTTTATTTTCCCACTTCATGAATTGTCTACTATCCATAAGGTTTTCCTCAATCAATAACTATGAATATTATGAAGATCCTACTTGATATAATAGCTTTGATTGTTATTGAAGTGTTTTAAATGCATCTTTGAAATCACATAGTTCTATTTGACATCATAGCACTAATAGTATTTATAGAACATCACAGGATAGCTTTCTATATTGAAGGGAACTTGATTATATCCATTATCcgtaaattgtttttaaatttcgATTtggaattataattataatccCATAAAATAATTGTGTTTTAAATCACTTTACAGGAAAGATGCAGAAGCCATTACCAGAGTTGCTAAAGGAGTATGATCTACCAATAGGAATCTTTCCTCGTGATGCAACAAACTACGAATTCAACGAAGAGACAGGAAAGCTTGTAGTCTTCGTTCCTCAAGTCTGTGAAGTAGGCTACAAAGACTCATCAGTCTTGCGTTTCTTCACCACCGTGACCGGTTATATGGAGAAAGGAAAGCTAGCAGACATAGAGGGAATGAAGACGAAAGTTATTATTTGGGTAAAAGTGACAACCATTTTCTCCGAGGGATCGAAGCTCTATGTGACAGCTGGCATGAAGAAAACAAGGAGTAGGGAAGCATATGAGGTTACAAGAGATGGTGTAACTGTAGATAAGTTCTAAAACTTTCACATGATATTGTTATTAGTTTTACAATCTGTAAAAGCCTTTGTTGTTTTATAGACTATTTTGAGTCTCCTTTTGATTGGTTCGGTGGTTATTTATAAGTAGTAAATATGTATGTATTTCAGAAACTGACCTTTGGAAATTGGGTTACAATTTGTGATTTGATGAAAGTGAAAGTCTCTTTGGTACTTGTTGATGATTATGATCAAGTAATTTTTTCTGTGTGGGAGTTCACATTTCACTAATTTTTCTGGTATGACAACTTATTTTCAAGGCAATACCTTATATTAATGCAAACaatactttttcatttttttttaagttttgggTTCAATCAATATTCCAGTGGAGGTTTTCGCAGGACTGGACCGGTTCAAACCTGAACCTGATACACCTAATACTgtgttcaaaactgaaaccttACTTGCTAGAAAAACAAGTGTGCCAACTGTTGGGTTAATACAACAATCCGAAAACTGTTGGGTTAATATTACCTATTATGACATTCCCTTATAGACTAAATAGCTGCATGCACAATGTTGTGAATTGGAATGAACGAATAACCTTTagtgtgtgggacaaatgaattgaaaccaaccaaacaaaatgaatgagcaataaatcaacaaaagctAAAACTACCAAAAGCGATAAAGAACACGAATAATTGTTTACCGAGTTCAGTTAAAACAACCTACTATGAAGGAGAGAGAGCtatccgttccactatcaataaaaagaacttgattacaaagattcaatacaagatgcgcaagaatttagagttttcctaaattCTACCCTATTTCCCGAATCTctccccgtgaccaagagattcaatcaataagtgtttacaAGGTGTTAGAATcacttccccaaccctagaTTATACCCGAGAGAAACCCTCTTAAACCTAGATTGATGTTGGTACTCAAAACCCTTGCAAAaccactttctctctcttcctaGCGGCTGAACCAAACAACACAGTATTTGATTTGTACTGTGTTTTGCGCATAGGAAAACGGCGCACCATGCGCCAAGGCCAGCAGCCCCTGCTGCTGCGCCTCATGCTTCAACTATGGCGTCTCATGCGCCAACAGCAGTAACAAATCCATTTTCCTGCTTCATCGATCAAATTCAAGGCAATTCTCAACACACAATTAGGccagaaaaaaattatttcgaATGTTAATTTCTCAAGGAGAAAGATTCCAATTTTTGACGAACTTTCAAACAACTTCCCTTTCCTGCAACTGGAACTCTAAATGGAGCAGCAATGAAGGGAAAACCTTATGAATAAATTATTACAACCATAGCACTCTACATGTGATGGAGTAATTCTTGCATACATACTCGTAATGTACCCTACAGTTTGGTTCATCCCATAAAGTTTAAACATAGTTAGGTAGGCATGCCTAATTTGTTGTAAATAAGCGACCTTATCTAATGTGGCTTGATTATcacaatttcttaaatttgttcCATGATCAATAACTTTTTAACATGACAAGTCACAGAAGTAGCTTCTTCATTTGACAAGTCATAGAACACTCACCACCAATCATCACAAAAATCTGCACATAAATAAATCATCAATCACTATTCTTTCAGTTAAATTCTTAGGACCTTTGTGATCCACAAGCTGTGTATTTGTACTGAAGACTCCAACGTGCTTCTTTAGATATCTGATTTTCTTAAATGGACAACTACCTTTTAGGATCCACATGATTCATTCTTTTAGATCATGAATTATGAGATTTATTAAGGAAAATGATGCATTAATTAAGTGAAGAAGAATAGTGAGAAAGAACAAAAGGGAATATACTAATACTAGAGTTCAATAGAGATGCAATTTACAATAGCAGTGGAAACAAGTCAAAGTGTAAGGATATATGGAATAGGCAAAAGATATATACCAACCATAAATTAGTCTAAATGATAAGAGTTTTAATATCTTGAGCGGATGATATTAAAAAAACCGaggtttataaagtagaggtaATTcacaccttacaagccgattttgtaaggatgagttagacctaaTACTCAATTATAAGATTAGAGGTATATGTTAATAAGGAAATAATTAATAcccttgaaaattaaaaaatgatctTATAAAGAGGGCCTAAATGATATTATAATACCTCTTCTTGTCtttcctaatttgtttttttaagtaaCATCTcttcctgttttttttttttttttttataaattaagagcatttaGATATTAAGGTAACATCTCTTTTTGtcttttgataaattaatggaTTATTATCGTATCTAAGTTACATGTAGAGAATTGGTCTAcgttgattcttttttttttatggaaatttaCATGTAGAGAATTGGtccattttgattttttatttatttattgaaattcAAAGCCTTGCACCAGATTATGATCTTAACTTACAGAATTCTTGGTAAATATCAGTTAGCCGAGTTTGAGGTAAATATATGCCTATTGTCTTCATGAATTCAGTTTACGAAGAAAGTtcaattttatttcaaatataaatgaAAGTGAGTTCTCATTTaacatgttaaaatatattattatctaaTTAAATGAATTTATTGCAACTGTGTCCTAAGGAATCTTCGCCCAAAAACCGTGGAAGAAGCTATTCCTCTGACTTGGTTAGGGTTTAAGGGGTAATACAAAGTGTTTACTAAAAATCTGTAGAATTTCTTCCAATTTCTGTAAATGATGGTTATTCATCTGATGTAATGTAATGTGTTGTATTTTCCTGGAAATCTCAAAGTTTCGAAATCAGAATCCGCACTTGCAACACTACCTATGGCGCAGGGCGCAATTTTTATGTTATGTTGTTCCTCATTTCGCCACTGAAGGTTGCGCGTAGCGCCAGCGCTTAAGGTATAAAAGGTAGAGAATACTTTGGCGTTTAGTTTGTCCCTTATATGGGACAATTTTTGTCCACAGTTTGTAAGAGCCGCTCGTCCAGGTCACTTGGTCCAACAATCGTTGGGACCAACAACATAGTCTATTAGCGGACGATACTGAAAGGTACATTGTGGATCAATACTACGCAAAATTGTTGTCCCTTATACAGGGTAACATTTTGTCCACGGTCTGTAAGAGCCGCTCGTCCGGGTCACCGGTCCAACAATCGATGGGACTAGTAGCATAGGCTATTAGCGGACGACACTGTGGGCGAATACTACACAAAGGTAGAACACCATAGAAACTTCATTaactttataataaaaaacattgATTTCACTATATTAAAACATAAAGAGTTAAATATAGTtttggttcttatattttgCTTATTTTTAAACAATAGTCTCtgcattttaaatatttttatttaaaaaaattctatagtTTACTTATGTTACTATATTTTGTCCCTATATCTGTTTTATAAACGGAAATCTAACGTGGCATATGGAACAATAGTTCATAATTATCACACATATTGCACATCAACTGGTTGTGCTAGCTATACCTAATGATCTTAATGAGATGaacttgaattttaaatttaatataaaaaaaggaGAAGATGTTACAAATAGTAACATTAGAAAAATGTGTTGCTTTCATcctatttaaaaattaaaaatagaggTTTATCGCTATCAATTTTTAGTGAGTTGCGTGTGCCATCCACAAGCCTGAATCTTCAAATTTGTCCACTAGCATTAGCAAACAATATCCTCACAATACTTGTTGGTTGTTTCAATCTTTAAAAAAgcaattatgttattttcttcaCAACTTGTGGTCCAGGGCACATTGAATCCACACACAACTTTCAGACATTATAAGCCTCAAAGAAAAAAGGGTCTCAAAATTTATCTATGAGCAAGTTATTTTAAAGTATAAGGTATGTGATTTTAATAGTTAATGAAGAAATTAATGGATGATGTTATGTATAACTACATGTCAATTATAATtatgttgatttgattaaaactaAACGCATACGCCCTAAAATACATAGGATAAGTCTGGAATGTCCACACGGACCGTTGGATTCAAATTTAGTTGGCAATCCGCGTACGTCTATTCTCTGAGATATAAAATTCAACTTATAGTATAAGATATGCAATATCTAAACTCTAATAACTCTCACTTTTGACATTTATCGACTTGACCGTGAGAGAGTGTGTAGGTTCTCCGCTTTTAATGGGATTTTTTTATCAACAGTCCAACATCAACTACCAAAAATAGGCAAATTCACTCGATCTCAAGGTCCAAAAGGATCATATATGTGTTACCAAACAATCCCTCAACAATTCTTTTTCTTCCTACAATATGGATCAGatacataattttgaaaatgcatgaaa encodes:
- the LOC123924795 gene encoding uncharacterized protein At5g01610, producing MDQIFNKVGTYWFNQKANNQLNSVGDDLNSISESIEGGTKWLVNKIKGKMQKPLPELLKEYDLPIGIFPRDATNYEFNEETGKLVVFVPQVCEVGYKDSSVLRFFTTVTGYMEKGKLADIEGMKTKVIIWVKVTTIFSEGSKLYVTAGMKKTRSREAYEVTRDGVTVDKF